In candidate division KSB1 bacterium, one genomic interval encodes:
- a CDS encoding T9SS type A sorting domain-containing protein, producing the protein MPRGTYWPGVSRLKRLASLLLLFTLFQEAHGQNDTRITDGLIAYYPFIEGRGSLVEDFSDVDSTLNLTISGDNVTWLTERNGVSIDSSSIISSIGPASKLFREIVGNGAFSIEIWCKTSDLTQSGPARLVSYSSDPSLRNVTLGQDSLSIAIRIRTTTTTLNGTPQRVSGPVITNDDAHYVVTYSEEGNERVYLDGNEVISEPLPGDLSNWNSSYPLIIGNELTGDRPWLGEVYLVAIYNRELSQDEINQNFGAGSVVETNNRAPQTPTLLSPDNSTLFNSSSPPPKLEWGVPEDADNDPLHFRIEIAQDTSFSSASIIESRTDVAGFVPTPPVPSGQDTASYSLPTVLADGKYWWRVSAWDGSVYGSQSAPRSFIVDTTPPTGTLANSPAVSAEEDFLVTWRGGTDSGSGLSGTYDVMVQVDNSPWTIWKSNTQDTSATYNGLHLHTYSFEAAAYDRAGNVESILQIPETTTQVDTVANDFTAPGPPLLLTAGGTNPSPWQNNPTFQVAWVPPTDASGIERSLFKVDSPPAANFDTTGSAAGESPLSFDTKLEDGQNFYLWFQDGRGNVDFRNNSSVLLRYDGTTPQISELAIQNPDFDPYWFNQDSTVEATINIKYNESHLQLISLESEKLNISKIMENVPSGENISFNIGLNIKDKPDGVFELEISLIDSAGNNRQAIQKLGLDTTPPTGTEASSPDTSTSETFTVTWAGSGTDNEGSGLSGVYDVRYQVDNGPWQNLQRVFQETSITFQGEDGRTYGFEVAAHDNVRNVESFSDTAETVTVVDTEFVDSEPPTISHQPPLSVDEGQEVIIQAAIQDNSQIAQAVLFYRQSGKDIFQPMQMSNVGGDTYAATIPAAELSIFGINYYIQAWDGFHFSYFPQSNWDTLPLNLSVRITGINNEGLLKETSQPGGAESTFYRMISVPLNLDDKSALNIFEDDLGQYESSTWRLFQYNSGSDTYSEYPNIRPFSPGTAGWLIVRDPNKRIDSGIGTSVEANRPFEIPLSQGWNDFGLPFSFPVDWSDILATSTSTDAFMGLYTYQGQWLLPGEVTTLSPWEGYSVFSQTSGVALSIPPLQSDGTSSVQKASIKFTDSEWFLRVEAVCESALDGSSYLGVAQNAAETWDKLDYLEPPYIADFVSVRFPHNDWQGFHGNFTTDFRPPFYEGQVWHFQVKTNIQNASVKLRFRNLESLPSNFQASLLDNSTLQKIDIREIFEYEFLPDQNSLQREFDLIIGTNEYVENSDQLAELSPESFYLSQNFPNPFNAGTSLFYQVKEQSEVRIKVLNILGQEVRKLLSETHIPGTYRINWDGTADNGHAMGSGIYIIQFEAGKFQQIRKVLLIR; encoded by the coding sequence ATGCCTCGTGGCACTTACTGGCCAGGCGTTTCTCGTTTAAAGCGTCTTGCATCTCTGCTACTTCTATTTACGCTGTTTCAAGAAGCACATGGTCAAAATGACACAAGGATTACCGATGGGTTGATAGCATATTATCCTTTCATTGAAGGCAGAGGTTCTCTTGTTGAGGATTTTAGTGATGTCGATTCAACATTGAACCTGACCATTTCCGGGGATAATGTGACATGGTTGACAGAGCGTAACGGGGTTAGCATTGACTCGAGTTCTATTATTTCAAGTATCGGACCTGCCAGCAAACTATTCAGAGAAATCGTCGGCAATGGAGCGTTTTCAATTGAAATCTGGTGTAAAACATCAGATTTGACCCAAAGTGGGCCTGCTCGTTTGGTAAGCTATTCAAGTGATCCATCTTTACGCAATGTAACCCTGGGTCAGGATAGTCTATCTATTGCAATTCGCATAAGAACCACAACAACGACACTCAACGGCACCCCCCAAAGGGTCTCCGGTCCGGTCATTACTAATGATGATGCTCACTATGTTGTTACTTACTCCGAAGAGGGTAATGAGCGGGTATATCTTGATGGCAATGAAGTAATATCGGAGCCACTTCCCGGAGATCTTTCCAACTGGAATAGCTCCTATCCCCTTATTATCGGAAATGAACTCACCGGGGACCGCCCTTGGCTAGGCGAGGTATACTTAGTTGCAATCTACAATCGGGAACTTAGTCAGGACGAAATCAATCAAAATTTTGGCGCTGGTTCAGTAGTTGAAACCAACAATCGGGCGCCACAGACACCGACTCTGTTATCTCCGGACAACAGTACTCTTTTCAACAGTTCCTCGCCACCTCCGAAACTGGAGTGGGGTGTGCCAGAAGATGCAGACAACGATCCCTTACACTTCAGGATAGAAATTGCACAAGACACGAGTTTTAGCTCTGCTTCCATTATCGAATCAAGGACAGATGTGGCAGGGTTTGTACCAACTCCTCCAGTCCCTTCTGGCCAAGATACCGCCTCGTATTCATTGCCCACTGTTTTAGCGGATGGCAAGTATTGGTGGCGGGTGTCTGCCTGGGACGGTTCGGTTTACGGGAGTCAATCTGCACCGCGCTCTTTTATAGTTGATACGACACCACCCACGGGGACTTTGGCGAACTCTCCTGCGGTTAGCGCTGAGGAGGATTTTCTGGTTACCTGGAGAGGAGGAACAGATTCAGGTTCCGGACTTTCCGGAACTTACGACGTAATGGTGCAGGTGGATAATTCACCCTGGACGATTTGGAAGTCGAATACACAGGACACTTCGGCAACCTATAACGGCCTGCACCTGCACACGTACAGCTTTGAAGCTGCAGCGTACGATCGTGCAGGAAACGTAGAGTCCATCTTGCAAATCCCGGAGACCACAACTCAGGTTGACACGGTAGCCAATGATTTCACGGCACCGGGGCCGCCTCTGCTTCTTACTGCCGGTGGTACGAATCCGAGTCCCTGGCAGAATAATCCAACATTCCAGGTAGCCTGGGTACCGCCAACGGATGCAAGTGGAATCGAAAGATCTCTTTTTAAAGTTGATAGTCCACCTGCCGCAAACTTTGACACAACCGGCAGCGCTGCCGGTGAGTCACCGCTTAGTTTTGACACTAAACTTGAGGATGGTCAGAATTTTTATCTCTGGTTTCAGGATGGTCGTGGCAATGTGGACTTCCGCAATAATAGTTCCGTTCTGCTGCGCTACGATGGTACTACTCCCCAAATTTCCGAACTAGCTATTCAGAATCCGGATTTCGACCCTTATTGGTTTAATCAAGATTCAACTGTTGAAGCTACTATTAACATAAAATATAATGAGAGCCACCTGCAACTGATCAGCCTGGAATCAGAAAAATTAAATATCTCAAAAATCATGGAAAACGTTCCCAGTGGAGAGAATATCTCTTTCAATATAGGTCTAAATATTAAGGATAAACCCGACGGCGTTTTTGAGCTGGAAATTAGTTTAATTGACAGTGCAGGAAATAATAGACAAGCTATCCAAAAGTTGGGTCTGGATACAACTCCGCCCACAGGTACGGAAGCCAGTTCTCCTGATACCAGTACCAGCGAAACTTTTACGGTTACGTGGGCCGGCTCCGGAACAGACAACGAGGGATCCGGACTTTCCGGAGTTTACGATGTCCGCTACCAGGTTGATAATGGGCCCTGGCAGAATTTACAGCGGGTTTTCCAGGAAACCTCCATTACGTTCCAGGGGGAAGATGGGCGTACTTATGGATTTGAGGTCGCAGCGCATGATAATGTTAGGAATGTCGAGTCTTTTTCTGACACCGCAGAAACGGTTACAGTGGTCGACACCGAGTTCGTGGATTCGGAACCGCCCACTATTTCCCACCAGCCCCCGTTATCCGTTGATGAAGGACAGGAGGTGATTATTCAAGCAGCCATTCAGGATAATTCCCAAATTGCTCAAGCGGTGCTTTTTTATAGACAAAGCGGCAAGGATATTTTTCAACCGATGCAAATGAGCAACGTTGGCGGCGATACTTACGCCGCTACTATTCCTGCCGCCGAACTTTCAATTTTCGGCATCAATTACTATATCCAGGCCTGGGATGGGTTTCATTTTTCTTATTTTCCGCAAAGCAATTGGGATACTCTGCCCCTCAACTTATCTGTCCGTATCACTGGCATTAATAATGAGGGGCTGTTAAAAGAGACATCCCAGCCTGGCGGCGCGGAGTCGACTTTCTATCGAATGATTTCCGTTCCATTAAATTTAGATGATAAAAGTGCATTGAATATTTTTGAAGATGACCTGGGGCAGTACGAATCAAGCACGTGGCGGTTATTTCAATACAATTCCGGGTCTGACACCTATTCGGAATATCCAAACATACGGCCGTTTTCACCCGGAACTGCAGGCTGGTTGATTGTGCGCGATCCGAACAAACGCATCGATTCAGGCATCGGAACTTCGGTTGAAGCAAACCGGCCGTTTGAGATTCCCCTGAGTCAAGGGTGGAATGATTTTGGACTTCCCTTTAGTTTTCCGGTTGATTGGAGTGACATTCTGGCGACTTCGACCTCAACCGATGCCTTTATGGGGTTGTATACCTACCAGGGTCAGTGGTTGCTGCCCGGTGAAGTCACTACTCTGTCCCCATGGGAGGGGTATTCAGTATTTAGTCAGACATCCGGGGTGGCGTTGTCGATTCCTCCCCTACAATCTGATGGCACTTCGTCGGTTCAAAAGGCGTCCATCAAATTTACCGACTCGGAGTGGTTTCTTAGGGTAGAGGCTGTTTGTGAGTCAGCTCTCGATGGTTCAAGTTACCTAGGCGTTGCTCAGAACGCTGCAGAGACATGGGATAAGTTAGACTATCTGGAGCCGCCTTATATTGCCGATTTTGTTTCCGTGCGTTTTCCGCATAACGATTGGCAGGGGTTTCACGGTAATTTTACCACGGACTTCCGTCCGCCTTTTTATGAAGGACAGGTGTGGCATTTCCAGGTTAAAACAAATATTCAAAACGCCTCGGTTAAATTGCGATTTAGAAATTTGGAATCATTACCCTCTAATTTTCAAGCGAGTTTACTGGATAACAGTACCTTACAAAAAATAGACATCCGGGAAATTTTTGAGTATGAGTTTTTACCTGATCAAAATAGCCTCCAAAGAGAATTCGATTTGATCATTGGCACGAATGAGTATGTTGAAAATTCCGATCAATTAGCTGAGTTATCGCCGGAGTCGTTCTATCTAAGTCAGAATTTTCCGAATCCTTTTAATGCGGGTACCTCCCTTTTCTACCAGGTTAAGGAACAAAGTGAGGTTAGGATAAAAGTCCTAAATATCCTTGGGCAGGAAGTTCGCAAACTATTATCCGAAACCCACATTCCCGGGACTTACCGGATTAACTGGGACGGCACTGCTGACAATGGTCATGCAATGGGTTCAGGAATTTATATCATTCAATTTGAAGCAGGGAAATTTCAACAAATTAGAAAGGTTCTTTTAATTCGATAA
- a CDS encoding SIR2 family protein — protein MPDEDLTLIFNAIESGKCLAFLGAGACTSFQVDDSKEEPGLPTGGELAKWLAEKCEYSNGTVYDLLKVAEYYLYTKSGDREPLEKAIQEKIQIGCKPRPIHTVIAQLCQIKIVITSNYDAILENELNKYGRNLIKHVYNPQNPKTGHFQGPVFFGDTDIILHKMHGSIDEPRSMVITQSDYIRYLAYLNDIDRGMPEYFRKMIIPQFTLLFLGYSLEDWNFQVIWEGVLSQQANLNLNKDAYALVKNPSHMQTRYWAKRNVVVLDQDLTEFARKLAEHFNLEIPQLGIDKNPEASEE, from the coding sequence TTGCCAGACGAGGATTTAACACTTATTTTTAACGCCATCGAATCAGGCAAATGTCTGGCGTTTTTAGGCGCCGGAGCCTGTACTTCTTTTCAGGTAGATGATTCGAAAGAAGAACCCGGCTTGCCTACCGGGGGTGAGTTGGCAAAATGGCTGGCTGAAAAGTGCGAGTACAGCAACGGCACTGTTTATGACCTACTAAAAGTTGCGGAATATTATTTGTACACCAAAAGCGGTGACCGCGAACCGCTTGAGAAAGCCATTCAAGAAAAAATTCAGATAGGCTGCAAGCCACGACCCATCCACACGGTTATCGCGCAACTTTGCCAGATCAAAATCGTGATCACCTCAAATTACGATGCCATTCTGGAAAACGAGTTGAACAAATACGGCCGCAACCTCATCAAGCATGTCTACAATCCTCAGAACCCCAAGACCGGCCATTTTCAGGGGCCGGTATTTTTTGGTGACACGGATATAATTTTACACAAAATGCACGGCAGCATCGATGAGCCCAGAAGCATGGTGATCACGCAGTCAGACTACATCCGTTACCTGGCCTACCTTAACGACATCGACCGTGGCATGCCGGAGTATTTTCGCAAAATGATCATTCCACAGTTTACACTGCTGTTTCTGGGTTACAGCCTGGAGGATTGGAATTTTCAGGTGATCTGGGAGGGTGTGCTTTCTCAGCAGGCGAATTTGAATCTCAACAAAGACGCCTACGCTTTGGTGAAAAATCCTTCGCATATGCAGACCCGCTACTGGGCCAAGCGCAACGTGGTGGTTCTGGATCAAGATCTCACCGAATTTGCCAGGAAGCTCGCCGAACATTTTAATCTCGAAATTCCGCAGTTGGGGATCGATAAGAATCCGGAGGCATCTGAGGAATGA